The Candidatus Polarisedimenticolia bacterium sequence TGATGCCCTCCGGCAGATCCAGGCGAAGCTCGCGGCCGAGTCGGCTCCGGAGAAGGAAGTCCTGAGCGTCGTGCGGCGTCTCGACGATCTGGAGCGCGGCCACCAGGAGCAGGAGCTGCAGCTGAGGAGCGAGATCGATCGGCTGCTCAACACGCGACAGCAGGCCCAGATCAGGATTTTCGTGCCCCGCTTCCGCCGCGAGATGCAGCGGCGCATCGAGGATGCCCGCAAGCTGACCCCGCGTCCACCCGCGCCCCCCGAGGCTCCCTCGGAAGATGACCCGGATCTGGGGGAGGAGGAGTACTAGGTGGCACCGCGGCCGACGGCTTCGGGCGCGGATCCCCGCAAAATCCTGGGGGACCGCGGAGAGCAGACGGCCGCCGATTTCCTGGCACGCAGCGGAATGCGGATCGTAGAGAGGAAGTTTCGCTGCAAGGGAGGCGAAGTCGATTTAATCGCCAAAGATGGCGACGATCTGGTGTTCGTTGAAGTGAAGACCCGGAGCAGCCTGGAGT is a genomic window containing:
- a CDS encoding YraN family protein; translated protein: MAPRPTASGADPRKILGDRGEQTAADFLARSGMRIVERKFRCKGGEVDLIAKDGDDLVFVEVKTRSSLEFGEGSEAVTAAKRRRILRAAALYLSARDSWSHPCRFDVVSVRFSPTGATLLEHLKDAFAADR